The following proteins are encoded in a genomic region of Populus nigra chromosome 16, ddPopNigr1.1, whole genome shotgun sequence:
- the LOC133675091 gene encoding uncharacterized protein LOC133675091 — MEVLEQSSVVLAGKSKLRYPLRSASKSISKEDNDKPQLPSASKRAPSTLSKSVGVLQLSGEDKSARPPRRRLSVPAKSVATTALKPPPGNITPISETRVKRSATKNDTPLSNASMASTRKKFNAIALASYWLSQIKISESVAKHSISLAFFKLALEAGCEPVQIQRLRNELKSYVGRHELSDFGETVKELFESYNIPDHQEQVQVSETCSHVLPDDATRSSDDEVHSSLSITGTRKLRPRSLNADASQVSTVTQSANKETSQRKNTTATNTRVGSLNKNTENSRTVSETGSRRVQKKPQKSSKEETTKRKIKKQEKKSAAEEGGGPSSPTAAAITPEENKENMDAPPLEEISLMT, encoded by the exons ATGGAGGTTTTAGAGCAGTCTTCTGTTGTTCTTGCAG GAAAATCCAAGTTAAGGTATCCATTGAGATCTGCCTCCAAATCAATATCCAAGGAGGACAATGACAAGCCACAACTCCCCTCTGCTTCCAAGAG GGCTCCATCAACTTTAAGTAAAAGTGTGGGTGTTCTTCAACTGTCAGGCGAGGACAAATCTGCAAGGCCACCTAGAAGAAGGCTATCTGTTCCTGCCAAGTCAGTTGCCACTACTGCTCTGAAACCACCACCAGGGAACATCACCCCAATATCTGAGACTAGAGTCAAGAGATCTGCTACCAAAAATGACACCCCTCTTTCTAATGCTTCCATGGCTTCAACTCGAAAGAAATTCAACGCGATCGCTTTAGCTTCCTATTGGCTCTCACAAATTAAGATCTCTGAATCGGTTGCTAAGCATTCAATCTCTCTTGCTTTCTTCAAACTTGCCTTAGAAGCTGGATGTGAG CCGGTTCAAATTCAAAGGTTGAGGAATGAGCTGAAGTCGTATGTAGGTCGTCATGAACTCAGTGATTTTGGGGAAACGGTGAAAGAATTATTTGAGAGCTATAATATCCCAGACCATCAAGAACAGGTGCAGGTCTCGGAAACATGTTCTCATGTTCTGCCTGATGACGCAACTCGATCATCTGATGATGAAGTTCACAGCTCTCTTTCTATAACGGGGACAAGGAAACTGAGGCCCAGGTCCTTGAATGCTGATGCTTCTCAAGTTTCCACAGTGACACAATCAGCCAACAAGGAGACTTCTCAGAGGAAGAACACAACAGCAACCAATACCAGGGTGGGGTCTTTGAACAAGAATACTGAAAATTCAAGGACTGTTTCAGAAACCGGGAGTCGTAGGGTACAGAAGAAACCCCAGAAGAGTAGTAAGGAAGAAACAACCAAGCGCAAGATCAAGAAGCAGGAAAAGAAATCTGCCGCCGAAGAAG GTGGTGGTCCAAGTAGCCCTACAGCTGCTGCGATTACACCGGAAGAGAACAAAGAAAACATG GATGCTCCGCCACTGGAAGAGATCAGTCTGATGACTTAG
- the LOC133675909 gene encoding ubiquitin-conjugating enzyme E2 2, translating into MSTPARKRLMRDFKRLQQDPPAGISGAPQDNNIMLWNAVIFGPDDTPWDGGTFKLTLHFSEDYPNKPPTVRFVSRMFHPNIYADGSICLDILQNQWSPIYDVAAILTSIQSLLCDPNPNSPANSEAARMFSETKREYNRRVREVVEQSWTAD; encoded by the exons ATGTCGACTCCTGCACGGAAGAGATTGATGAGAGATTTTAAGAGGTTGCAGCAAGACCCGCCTGCAGGCATCAGTGGAGCACCTCAAGATAACAACATAATGCTTTGGAATGCTGTGATTTTTGG TCCTGATGACACTCCATGGGATGGAG GCACGTTTAAATTGACTCTTCATTTTTCCGAGGATTATCCAAACAAACCACCCACAGTGCGATTTGTTTCACGAATGTTTCATCCAAACA TTTATGCAGATGGAAGTATCTGTTTGGATATTTTACAGAATCAGTGGAGTCCTATATATGATGTGGCAGCTATACTCACATCTATACAG TCGTTGCTCTGTGACCCCAACCCCAATTCTCCTGCAAATTCAGAAGCTGCTCGGATGTTCAGTGAAACCAAGCGGGAGTACAACCGGAGAGTGAGGGAAGTTGTTGAGCAGAGCTGGACGGCAGATTAA